One genomic window of Gossypium hirsutum isolate 1008001.06 chromosome D11, Gossypium_hirsutum_v2.1, whole genome shotgun sequence includes the following:
- the LOC107913344 gene encoding probable pectin methylesterase CGR3 has protein sequence MSRRQANPMRRFVDSGSFSLAGALHSKPRSSPILPIGLVLVGAILLIGYVYSGSGKFRGEAVSRIGGDYSCSVEVQRVIPFLKKAYGDSMHKVLHVGPDTCSVVYKLLKEEETEAWGVEPYDIEDAEATCKSLVHKGIVRVADIKFPLPYRPKSFSLVIVSDALDYLSPRYLNKTLPELTRVASDGLVVFTGYPGNQRAKVAELSKFGRPAKMRGSSWWVRFFLQNSLEENEGAIKKFEQAASKGSYHPACQVFHLKPYQ, from the exons ATGTCAAGGAGGCAAGCTAATCCCATGCGCCGCTTTGTCGACAGCGGAAGCTTTTCTCTCGCTGGTGCCCTACATTCCAAACCCCGATCTTCTCCCATTTTGCCAATCGGTCTTGTCCTTGTG GGCGCTATCCTTCTTATTGGCTATGTATATAGTGGCTCAG GCAAATTCCGAGGCGAAGCAGTTAGTCGGATCGGag GCGACTATTCATGTTCAGTAGAAGTTCAGAGGGTAATACCTTTTTTAAAGAAGGCATATGGTGACAGCATGCACAAGGTTTTGCATGTAGGCCCTGATACCTGTTCAGTGGTATATAAACTTTTGAAAGAGGAGGAAACTGAAGCCTGGGGTGTGGAACCATATGACATAGAGGATGCTGAGGCAACCTGCAAGAGTCTTGTGCACAAAGGAATTGTACGGGTGGCAGATATCAAGTTTCCTCTTCCATATAGGCCAAAGTCATTTTCGCTTGTAATTGTATCAGATGCCCTTGATTACTTGTCTCCAAGATACCTGAACAAGACTCTACCTGAGTTGACAAGGGTGGCCTCTGATGGTCTAGTTGTTTTTACAG GTTACCCTGGTAATCAGAGAGCTAAAGTGGCAGAATTATCCAAATTTGGGCGACCG GCTAAAATGCGGGGTTCATCGTGGTGGGTTCGGTTTTTCCTCCAGAATAGTTTAGAAGAAAACGAAGGTGCCATTAAGAAGTTTGAGCAGGCTGCATCAAAGGGATCATACCATCCAGCTTGTCAAGTGTTCCACCTAAAGCCATATCAGTGA